In the Ipomoea triloba cultivar NCNSP0323 chromosome 6, ASM357664v1 genome, one interval contains:
- the LOC116022131 gene encoding peptidyl-prolyl cis-trans isomerase CYP21-4-like has protein sequence MARIKPQALLLQSKKKKGPSRISATTIIIYILVAAVMVFFLFATYRHWSRRSMLQTDVGEGEALFAGQRKSDVAKYALISTTKGLVTVELYKDGSPEVVEEFIDLCTKGHFNGMQFNRVIKNFVIHGSKEERPETTEDWTSRVKNYAHLDTSLKHEAFMLGTSKAKHDGRGFDIFITTAPIPDLNDKINVFGRVIKGEDVVQEIEEVDTDNHYRPKAAVKIKGITLKQNL, from the exons ATGGCAAGGATAAAACCTCAAGCGCTTTTGCTGCAAAGCAAAAAGAAGAAGGGTCCAAGCCGTATTAGTGCTACAACAATCATCATATACATACTTGTTGCTGCAGTAATGGTGTTTTTCCTGTTTGCTACGTACAGGCACTGGTCGAGGAG GTCCATGCTTCAAACAGATGTAGGCGAG GGTGAAGCTCTTTTCGCGGGGCAGAGAAAATCTGATGTTGCTAAATATGCT CTCATAAGCACCACAAAGGGCTTGGTAACTGTTGAGCTTTACAAGGATGGCTCTCCTGAAGTTGTTGAAGAATTCATTGATTTGTG TACGAAGGGCCACTTTAATGGGATGCAATTTAATCGTGTTATTAAGAACTTTGTTATCCACGGAAGTAAAGAGGAAAGGCCTGAAACTACAGAAGATTGGACTTCGAGGGTAAAAAATTATGCTCACCTTGACACAAG TCTGAAGCATGAAGCATTTATGCTTGGTACTTCCAAGGCAAAACATGATGGTCGAGgatttgatatatttataacaACTGCACCAATCCCAGATTTGAATGACAAGATTAATGTATTTGGGCGTGTCATCAAGGGTGAAGATGTTGTTCAG GAAATTGAGGAAGTGGATACAGATAATCATTACCGACCCAAAGCTGCTGTAAAGATCAAAGGAATTACTCTTAAACAGAACCTTTGA